From a region of the Desulfobacterales bacterium genome:
- a CDS encoding patatin-like phospholipase family protein codes for MKTAFVFAGGGSLGAVQVGMLKAVTEAGVFADMLVGASVGAINAGFFASDPTYEGALRLENIWKGIKRSDVFQVATITGLLGLFLWREYICSPKPLRHLIESNVNRELLEDLQLPCHIVATDLFTGIEVSLSRGSIVSALLAGSAIPTVFPPVKIGNHYLVDGSVTNNTPISVAVAKGAERIIVFPTGMSCALKRPPKRLIEMAMQTLNLATSQRLVVDIENYSRDYEIIVLPPLCPLDVSIFNFSRTSELIDRAESSTHRWISEGGLESQTDAIAALRPHYH; via the coding sequence ATGAAAACAGCGTTTGTTTTTGCCGGCGGCGGCAGTTTGGGGGCGGTTCAGGTCGGCATGCTGAAGGCCGTGACCGAGGCCGGAGTTTTTGCGGACATGCTGGTTGGCGCCTCTGTCGGGGCGATTAACGCGGGGTTTTTTGCCTCTGACCCAACCTACGAAGGGGCGCTGCGGCTCGAAAACATCTGGAAGGGCATTAAGCGAAGCGATGTATTTCAGGTGGCAACCATCACCGGCCTCTTGGGCCTCTTCTTGTGGCGGGAGTATATCTGCTCGCCGAAACCGCTTCGCCACTTGATCGAATCCAACGTAAACCGGGAATTGCTGGAAGACTTGCAGCTGCCCTGTCATATCGTGGCCACGGATTTGTTTACCGGCATCGAGGTGTCTTTATCGCGGGGATCGATTGTCTCGGCATTGCTTGCCGGTTCCGCTATACCCACGGTGTTTCCGCCGGTAAAAATCGGCAATCATTATCTGGTGGACGGCAGTGTGACCAATAATACGCCGATTTCCGTTGCCGTGGCCAAGGGGGCAGAGCGCATTATTGTTTTCCCAACAGGCATGAGCTGTGCGTTGAAGCGGCCGCCCAAACGACTGATCGAAATGGCCATGCAGACGCTGAACCTGGCGACATCCCAGCGGCTGGTCGTGGATATTGAAAATTACAGCCGAGATTATGAGATCATCGTGCTGCCGCCGTTGTGTCCGCTGGATGTATCGATTTTTAATTTTTCGCGCACAAGCGAGCTGATAGACCGGGCTGAAAGCAGCACCCACCGGTGGATTTCAGAGGGCGGGCTTGAGAGCCAGACGGACGCCATCGCGGCACTGCGCCCGCATTATCATTAG
- a CDS encoding DUF3179 domain-containing (seleno)protein, with protein sequence MADLAAVYSRRIDGQTLTIAPSGWTYDDVFVLYDRETGTLWYPYRKGLKGIQGEYFERWLEKLPSTDTEWGEWQDRHPNSLILE encoded by the coding sequence CTGGCGGATTTAGCGGCTGTGTACAGCCGCCGGATCGACGGCCAGACGTTGACCATCGCCCCGTCCGGATGGACCTATGATGATGTGTTCGTCCTATACGACCGGGAAACCGGAACGCTCTGGTACCCTTACAGAAAAGGCCTGAAGGGCATCCAGGGCGAATACTTTGAACGGTGGCTTGAAAAATTGCCGTCAACCGATACCGAATGGGGGGAGTGGCAGGACAGGCATCCGAATTCATTGATTCTTGAGTAA
- the lipA gene encoding lipoyl synthase produces the protein MYSDVKDFGEPAKPAWIRVRLPSGAAYDAVRDLKHRKLLHTVCESALCPNIGECWQMGHATFMILGDGCTRNCRFCAVGDQPEPPDPDEPRRVAEAVRSMGLKHAVITSVTRDDLSDGGAGLFAETIAAIPRLVPETTVEVLIPDFQGSRSALDSVMAAGPDILGHNVETVPRLYPRARPKADYQQSLTLLKNAKTIDPEMITKSGIMLGLGETESELLETSAQIRAAGVDILTLGQYLRPGPAHLPVRRYYPPAEFESLKARTKDMGFSWVEAGPLVRSSYRAERQARALCKGKQGERRKVLNDIRRAMER, from the coding sequence ATGTATTCAGATGTTAAAGACTTCGGTGAACCGGCTAAACCGGCCTGGATCCGGGTCCGCCTGCCGAGTGGAGCGGCTTACGATGCTGTTCGGGATTTAAAACATCGCAAGCTGCTGCATACCGTTTGTGAATCCGCGCTTTGCCCGAATATCGGCGAATGCTGGCAGATGGGGCATGCCACGTTTATGATTCTGGGTGATGGGTGCACGCGCAACTGCCGTTTCTGTGCGGTGGGCGATCAACCGGAACCGCCGGATCCGGACGAGCCGCGGCGGGTGGCGGAAGCGGTTCGAAGTATGGGACTCAAGCATGCGGTGATTACCTCGGTGACCCGGGATGATCTGTCCGACGGCGGGGCCGGTCTGTTTGCGGAAACTATTGCCGCCATCCCCAGATTAGTACCGGAAACAACGGTTGAGGTCCTGATCCCCGATTTTCAGGGCAGCCGATCGGCCCTTGATAGCGTCATGGCGGCTGGACCGGATATTTTAGGCCATAACGTTGAAACCGTCCCAAGGCTTTATCCCCGGGCCCGGCCGAAAGCGGATTATCAGCAGTCCCTGACGCTTTTGAAAAATGCAAAAACGATCGACCCGGAAATGATAACCAAATCCGGCATCATGCTGGGGCTGGGGGAGACGGAAAGCGAACTTCTTGAAACAAGCGCGCAGATCCGCGCGGCCGGAGTGGATATTTTAACCCTGGGCCAGTATCTGAGGCCGGGGCCGGCCCATCTCCCGGTGCGGCGGTATTACCCGCCGGCCGAGTTTGAATCATTGAAAGCCAGGACGAAGGATATGGGGTTTTCATGGGTGGAGGCCGGCCCCCTGGTCCGCAGCTCCTATCGCGCGGAGCGGCAGGCAAGGGCGCTGTGCAAAGGAAAGCAGGGAGAGAGGAGGAAAGTATTAAATGACATACGCAGGGCCATGGAGCGCTGA
- a CDS encoding 2-oxoglutarate dehydrogenase E1 component has translation MTYAGPWSAEYIESQYERWKNDPEQVSREWQFFFQGFELGYERPQASAEEMTCDEDMVRKQSRVEALVYRYRDIGHLLSCLDPLVACPTSHPLLEPSAFGLADADMDTAFYVPGVGETRTMTLKEILQWLRQTYCRSVGVEYMHLQDPDEREWLRERMESVSNRPSLDTDEKVRILNKLSQARRFEQFIHKKYLGQKRFSLEGADAIIPMIDSLFNHAAGYDCTDIVIGMAHRGRLNVETNILGKLYEDIFRDFENQYNPDAEVGAGDVKYHKGHSATIKTKTGAEIGVTLPSNPSHLESVNPVVVGMVRALLDTRENGSHHSAMPVLLHGDAAFAGQGIVAETLNMAQLDGYRTGGTIHIIINNQIGYTTLPEDARSTRYSTDIAKGYMVPIFHVHGEDPEAVIHITKLACDYRMKFGKDVVIDVVGYRRYGHNEGDEPYFTQPEMYGRIKARPSLDEIYAGQLAGDGMISNEAREKIESDINDCLQAAFDTAKEEKQAAGKSDKTAGKTDKTAPAEGFSTDTPVEKDALLEISEKLVQLPEDFHLHKKLQKLHDKRRKAVGAGEGIDWAAAELLAFGSILTDGIPVRLSGEDSQRGTFSQRHSVLFDVESNAEYIPLNHLSENQAPFYSINSPLSEPGVLGFDYGYSLKRPDALTLWEAQFGDFINNAQAMVDLYIASGETKWGNRSGLVLLLPHGYEGQGPEHSSARFERFLQLCAEDNIEVCYPTTPAQYFHLLRRQAVGKILKPLIVMTPKSLLRHPRAVSVMADFTDGGFYPVLDAGLSNKKVKKAIFVSGKLYYELAQAISESETKDIALIRIEQFYPFPEEEIKEVMSRYKSAENWLWVQEEPENMGGWWFIDGRFRNRLDTRLNYIGRNASASPATGYPQVFKQDQERIVKDAVSGS, from the coding sequence ATGACATACGCAGGGCCATGGAGCGCTGAATATATTGAATCCCAGTATGAACGCTGGAAAAATGACCCGGAACAGGTGAGCCGGGAGTGGCAGTTTTTCTTTCAGGGTTTTGAGCTGGGCTATGAACGGCCGCAGGCGTCGGCCGAAGAGATGACCTGCGATGAGGATATGGTCAGAAAGCAGTCCCGGGTGGAGGCCCTGGTCTACCGGTACCGGGATATCGGGCATCTCCTCTCCTGTCTGGATCCCCTGGTGGCGTGTCCAACTTCCCATCCTTTACTGGAGCCTTCCGCCTTCGGCCTGGCAGATGCGGACATGGATACCGCGTTCTACGTGCCGGGGGTCGGCGAAACCCGGACCATGACCCTAAAGGAGATCCTGCAGTGGCTGCGGCAGACCTACTGCCGGTCCGTGGGCGTTGAGTATATGCACCTGCAGGACCCGGATGAACGGGAATGGCTGCGCGAGCGGATGGAATCCGTAAGCAACCGGCCGAGCCTGGACACCGATGAAAAGGTAAGGATTTTAAACAAGCTCAGCCAGGCAAGGCGGTTTGAGCAGTTTATTCATAAGAAATACCTGGGCCAGAAGCGGTTTTCCCTGGAAGGCGCGGATGCGATCATCCCCATGATCGACAGCCTTTTCAATCATGCGGCGGGCTACGACTGCACGGATATCGTGATCGGCATGGCCCACCGCGGCCGTTTGAACGTGGAGACCAACATCCTCGGCAAGCTCTATGAGGATATATTCCGGGATTTTGAAAATCAGTACAACCCGGATGCCGAGGTGGGCGCGGGCGACGTGAAATACCACAAGGGGCACAGCGCCACAATCAAAACAAAAACCGGCGCGGAAATCGGGGTGACGCTGCCGAGCAATCCCAGTCACCTGGAGTCGGTGAATCCCGTGGTCGTCGGCATGGTCCGGGCGCTTCTGGATACCCGGGAAAACGGCAGCCACCATAGCGCCATGCCGGTGCTCCTGCACGGGGATGCGGCCTTTGCCGGTCAGGGCATTGTGGCGGAGACGCTTAACATGGCCCAGCTGGACGGCTATCGCACCGGCGGAACCATCCATATCATCATCAACAATCAGATCGGCTATACCACGCTGCCCGAGGACGCCCGCTCCACGCGCTATTCCACCGATATCGCCAAGGGATACATGGTCCCCATTTTTCACGTGCACGGCGAGGACCCGGAGGCGGTGATCCATATCACCAAGCTCGCCTGCGACTACCGGATGAAATTCGGAAAGGACGTGGTGATCGACGTGGTGGGCTACCGCCGCTACGGGCACAATGAGGGGGATGAGCCCTATTTCACCCAGCCTGAGATGTATGGGCGCATCAAGGCGCGGCCCTCGCTGGATGAAATCTACGCGGGGCAGCTCGCCGGCGACGGAATGATTTCCAATGAAGCGCGCGAAAAGATTGAGTCGGATATCAATGACTGCCTGCAGGCCGCGTTTGACACGGCAAAAGAGGAAAAGCAGGCCGCCGGAAAGTCCGATAAAACGGCCGGAAAAACCGATAAAACCGCGCCGGCTGAAGGGTTTTCAACGGATACCCCGGTTGAAAAGGATGCACTGCTGGAGATCTCCGAAAAACTCGTTCAGCTGCCCGAAGACTTTCACCTGCATAAAAAGCTTCAGAAGCTTCATGACAAGCGCCGGAAAGCGGTAGGCGCCGGCGAAGGCATTGACTGGGCCGCCGCGGAACTTCTGGCATTCGGCTCAATCCTGACAGACGGCATACCGGTGCGGCTGAGCGGCGAGGACAGCCAGCGCGGGACCTTCAGCCAGCGGCACAGCGTGCTGTTTGATGTTGAGAGCAACGCGGAATATATCCCGCTGAACCACCTCAGCGAAAATCAGGCGCCGTTTTATTCCATCAACAGTCCGCTCTCCGAGCCGGGCGTGCTCGGGTTTGACTACGGCTATTCCCTTAAACGGCCGGATGCGCTTACCCTGTGGGAGGCCCAGTTCGGCGATTTTATCAACAACGCCCAGGCCATGGTGGATTTATATATCGCCAGCGGCGAGACCAAATGGGGCAACCGAAGCGGGCTGGTGCTGCTTTTGCCGCACGGGTATGAGGGGCAGGGGCCGGAGCATTCAAGCGCCCGGTTTGAACGGTTCCTGCAGCTTTGCGCGGAAGACAACATCGAGGTCTGCTACCCCACCACCCCGGCCCAGTATTTCCATCTCCTGCGCCGCCAGGCTGTCGGGAAAATCCTGAAACCGCTCATCGTGATGACCCCGAAAAGCCTGCTCCGCCATCCCCGGGCGGTCTCCGTTATGGCCGATTTTACGGACGGCGGGTTTTATCCGGTGCTGGATGCCGGGCTTTCCAATAAAAAGGTGAAAAAGGCGATATTTGTCTCAGGCAAGCTCTATTACGAGCTCGCCCAGGCGATTTCTGAGAGCGAAACAAAAGATATTGCCCTAATCCGGATCGAGCAGTTCTATCCCTTTCCCGAAGAAGAGATAAAAGAGGTGATGTCCCGCTATAAGTCGGCGGAAAATTGGCTCTGGGTCCAGGAGGAGCCGGAAAACATGGGCGGCTGGTGGTTTATTGACGGGCGTTTCAGGAACCGGCTGGATACCCGGCTCAACTATATCGGGAGAAACGCCTCGGCCAGTCCGGCCACGGGCTATCCCCAGGTGTTCAAGCAGGACCAGGAGCGGATTGTCAAAGACGCCGTGTCCGGATCATAA
- the odhB gene encoding 2-oxoglutarate dehydrogenase complex dihydrolipoyllysine-residue succinyltransferase: MQVELKVPEVGESVKEAILAEWYKKEGDYVKKDEPVFVIETDKVTLEVPADDSGTLHILVQEGETVDIGKVVGTLDTEAAGKAPEAGEKPKPEAAEPKAAESEKPAAAAEKAEVRPKEKPPEPKPAEKAAPEEKETAEKAPAEEKPAEAAELMPSVRRLIREHDLDHTQIQGSGPGGRLTKGDVLLYLESGEAKAKPAAKAPAEPEKAPAGKAPAGAEEVTRKRMSPIRKRIAEHLLNAKQNTAMLTTFNEIDMSRVAEVRSQFKDAFFKKYDTRLGFMSFFIKAVVAALKEFPEVNARIENEEIVYHHYYHIGIAIGAKRGLVVPVIRHADQKSFAELESEIIAFAGKVKENKLDISELEGGTFSITNGGIYGSLLSTPILNMPQSAILGMHKIEDRPVAVDGEVVIRPMMYVALSYDHRIVDGKDAVTFLRRIKEFIENLERIMMEI, encoded by the coding sequence ATGCAGGTTGAACTGAAAGTGCCCGAAGTCGGCGAATCGGTGAAGGAAGCGATCCTTGCCGAATGGTATAAAAAAGAGGGCGACTACGTCAAAAAGGATGAGCCGGTCTTTGTCATCGAAACCGACAAGGTGACCCTGGAGGTGCCGGCGGATGACAGCGGCACTTTGCATATCCTGGTCCAGGAAGGTGAGACCGTGGACATCGGAAAAGTCGTCGGCACCCTGGACACGGAAGCGGCGGGAAAGGCGCCGGAAGCCGGGGAAAAGCCCAAGCCGGAAGCGGCTGAACCCAAAGCGGCAGAATCCGAAAAGCCGGCGGCAGCAGCGGAGAAGGCGGAAGTCCGGCCGAAAGAAAAGCCGCCGGAACCGAAGCCGGCCGAAAAGGCGGCGCCTGAGGAAAAAGAAACCGCTGAAAAGGCGCCTGCTGAGGAAAAGCCCGCTGAAGCGGCAGAACTGATGCCCTCTGTCCGCCGCCTGATCCGGGAACATGACCTGGATCATACCCAAATCCAGGGCTCGGGCCCGGGCGGGCGGCTTACCAAGGGCGATGTGCTGCTTTACCTGGAATCCGGCGAGGCGAAAGCCAAACCCGCGGCGAAAGCCCCGGCCGAACCGGAAAAAGCACCGGCCGGTAAAGCGCCGGCAGGGGCCGAGGAAGTGACCCGCAAACGCATGTCGCCCATCCGCAAGCGCATTGCCGAGCATCTGTTAAACGCCAAGCAGAATACGGCCATGCTCACCACCTTTAATGAAATCGACATGAGCCGGGTGGCCGAGGTCCGGAGCCAGTTCAAGGACGCTTTTTTCAAAAAATACGACACCCGCCTGGGCTTCATGTCCTTTTTCATCAAGGCGGTGGTGGCGGCTCTCAAGGAGTTTCCCGAGGTAAACGCCCGGATCGAAAATGAGGAGATCGTCTATCACCACTATTACCATATCGGCATTGCCATCGGCGCCAAAAGGGGCCTCGTGGTGCCGGTGATCCGGCACGCGGATCAGAAAAGTTTTGCGGAGCTTGAATCCGAAATCATCGCGTTTGCCGGCAAGGTCAAGGAAAACAAGTTAGACATCTCGGAGCTTGAGGGCGGGACGTTTTCCATTACCAACGGCGGCATATACGGCTCGCTTTTAAGTACGCCGATTCTCAATATGCCCCAGAGCGCGATTCTCGGCATGCACAAGATTGAGGACCGGCCGGTGGCGGTTGACGGCGAGGTGGTCATCCGGCCGATGATGTATGTGGCGTTAAGCTACGATCACCGCATAGTCGACGGCAAGGACGCGGTCACCTTTCTGCGGCGCATCAAGGAGTTCATTGAAAACCTGGAACGTATCATGATGGAGATATAA